A single Pseudomonas sp. HN11 DNA region contains:
- a CDS encoding type II secretion system protein N: MAFAHRFTLAHGVQALGMLAALAGVAVWTPLLLTRAESHTPQATAQALAARSDNPALQWFSTVPMALHVKVTGVLAGARGAVAILSLNDGPPRSFLLGERLSPGVRLTAIQGDGVEIERGGEKLRVNLDKLPDGPALPLLTRP, from the coding sequence ATGGCATTTGCCCATCGTTTCACCCTGGCCCACGGCGTGCAGGCGCTGGGCATGCTGGCTGCACTGGCTGGCGTAGCGGTATGGACACCGCTGCTGCTCACCCGCGCCGAATCCCACACGCCCCAAGCCACGGCCCAGGCACTGGCGGCGCGCAGCGATAACCCGGCGCTGCAATGGTTTTCCACTGTACCGATGGCGTTGCACGTCAAGGTGACGGGCGTGCTGGCGGGCGCCCGTGGCGCGGTGGCGATCCTCAGTCTCAACGACGGCCCGCCGCGCAGCTTTCTATTGGGCGAACGGCTCAGCCCCGGCGTGCGGCTGACGGCCATCCAGGGTGATGGGGTAGAGATCGAGCGCGGGGGCGAGAAGCTGCGCGTCAACCTCGACAAGTTGCCGGATGGCCCTGCGCTGCCGCTGCTCACTCGGCCATGA
- the gspI gene encoding type II secretion system minor pseudopilin GspI, whose protein sequence is MYGRRKEQGFTLIEVLVALAIIAVAMAAAVRVAGLMTQSNGLLRDKSIALLAAQSRLAELRLEGHLRTGKRTFECDQGRLKLRCEQTINADGRLFQVNLQVLDASREAPPLARLETQVMAE, encoded by the coding sequence ATGTACGGCCGTCGCAAGGAGCAAGGTTTTACCCTGATCGAGGTGCTGGTGGCGCTGGCGATCATTGCCGTGGCCATGGCTGCCGCCGTGCGCGTGGCCGGGTTGATGACCCAGAGCAACGGCTTGCTGCGCGACAAATCCATCGCGTTGCTGGCGGCGCAGAGTCGCCTGGCGGAACTGCGCCTGGAGGGCCACTTGCGCACCGGCAAGCGAACCTTCGAATGCGATCAAGGCCGCCTGAAACTGCGTTGCGAGCAGACCATCAATGCCGATGGCCGCCTGTTTCAGGTCAACCTGCAGGTGCTCGACGCCAGCCGCGAAGCGCCACCCCTGGCGCGACTGGAGACCCAGGTCATGGCCGAGTGA
- the gspG gene encoding type II secretion system major pseudopilin GspG: MDIARLTSPLPGSRGQRGFTLIEIMVVVVILGILAAMVVPKVLDRPDQARATAAKQDIGGLMQALKLYRLDHGAYPSMNQGLKVLVERPADAKNSNWRAYLERLPNDPWGNPYHYLNPGANGEVDVFSLGADGQPDGEGVNADIGSWQL, from the coding sequence ATGGATATCGCGCGCCTAACGTCCCCATTGCCAGGCTCTCGCGGCCAGCGTGGCTTCACCTTGATCGAGATCATGGTGGTGGTGGTCATCCTCGGGATCCTGGCCGCCATGGTGGTGCCCAAGGTGCTGGATCGGCCGGACCAGGCACGGGCCACGGCGGCCAAGCAGGACATCGGCGGGTTGATGCAAGCGCTGAAGCTCTATCGCCTCGACCACGGCGCCTACCCAAGCATGAACCAGGGGTTGAAAGTGCTGGTGGAGCGCCCGGCGGATGCGAAGAACAGCAACTGGCGCGCCTACCTGGAGCGTTTGCCCAATGATCCGTGGGGCAACCCTTATCACTACCTCAACCCAGGTGCCAACGGGGAAGTGGATGTGTTTTCGCTCGGCGCCGATGGCCAGCCGGATGGCGAGGGTGTGAATGCCGATATCGGCTCCTGGCAGCTGTAA
- the gspK gene encoding type II secretion system minor pseudopilin GspK, which translates to MKQYSPPAAKQRGMAIISALLIAAVVAVLAGAMLTRQTVFTRSLEAEQLRIQGQWLLQGGLERSRQMLWDARQKDVLTRLDQPWARAQRGDFEGRIEDEQGKFNLRNLVNRQQVDTEQLQSFERLCRLIGVDPAVSRRISQRVIASYEPPAKYPMLRSLDDLSGIKGLDPVVLQRMQAYISVLPSPTWVNGNTASAEVLSAVVPQLSLSQAHGLVAERDSGQWFINRGDFVNRLRLPQVAVDTVQVGITSEWFRVKGQARREQRRVVIDALLHRPEDRQPRVIWSRVGV; encoded by the coding sequence ATGAAACAGTATTCGCCCCCAGCGGCGAAGCAGCGTGGCATGGCGATTATCAGCGCTTTGCTGATCGCGGCGGTGGTGGCGGTCCTGGCCGGCGCCATGCTCACGCGCCAGACCGTGTTCACCCGCAGCCTGGAAGCCGAGCAACTGCGCATCCAGGGCCAATGGCTGTTGCAGGGTGGCCTTGAACGCAGTCGGCAGATGCTCTGGGACGCGCGCCAGAAGGACGTGTTGACCCGCCTCGATCAACCCTGGGCCCGTGCCCAACGGGGTGATTTTGAGGGGCGCATCGAGGACGAGCAGGGCAAGTTCAACCTGCGCAACCTGGTCAATCGCCAACAGGTGGATACCGAGCAGTTGCAGAGCTTTGAGCGGCTGTGCCGATTGATCGGAGTCGACCCGGCGGTGAGCCGGCGTATCAGCCAGCGAGTGATCGCTTCTTATGAACCGCCCGCCAAATACCCGATGCTGCGCAGCCTGGATGACCTGAGCGGCATCAAAGGTCTCGACCCCGTCGTGCTGCAACGCATGCAGGCCTACATCAGCGTGTTGCCCAGCCCTACCTGGGTCAATGGCAACACTGCCAGCGCCGAAGTGCTCAGCGCGGTGGTGCCACAGCTCAGCCTGTCCCAGGCCCATGGGCTGGTGGCCGAGCGTGACAGTGGGCAGTGGTTCATCAACCGTGGGGATTTCGTCAACCGTCTGCGCCTGCCCCAAGTGGCTGTGGACACGGTACAGGTGGGCATTACCAGTGAGTGGTTCCGCGTGAAGGGCCAGGCGCGCCGTGAACAGCGGCGAGTGGTGATCGATGCGCTGTTGCATCGTCCCGAAGACCGCCAGCCGCGCGTGATCTGGTCGCGGGTGGGCGTATGA
- the gspL gene encoding type II secretion system protein GspL has product MKRLRIRLPPLDQLTAESQVTFAWLERGVVVEEGYSSLAQLGKSRQAVDCFLHPRDSLLTSLELPPLPAAKTAAAVACAAQALILGPVEQVQVAHGPRESDGRVQVAWVPKAGLERIAQLPLKLHGLYPAPFALPVGAAALDDGYLLTRESLQQGAVHPLGLQALDMPLVEASQRWSGVVPTWGLHGRLSQPSTVGWGRALACVALAIAIWTLGLNLYAARQVEEGQRLKALMNQQVRQAFPELPVVLNPLQQARQQLAARQTGAAAAPSQRFTSLLQLAGSNLPFMVGSVDSLTFEQGRLHVELLADSRNPTAEGEWQTALAQAGITASRDEHAWTIAPAQAAEKPGAGDE; this is encoded by the coding sequence ATGAAGCGCTTGCGCATCCGCTTGCCGCCGCTGGATCAGTTGACCGCTGAAAGCCAGGTCACGTTTGCCTGGCTGGAGCGTGGCGTGGTCGTTGAAGAGGGTTATTCAAGCCTGGCGCAGCTGGGCAAGTCCCGCCAGGCCGTGGACTGTTTCCTGCACCCGCGCGACAGCCTGCTCACCAGCCTGGAGCTGCCACCGCTGCCCGCCGCAAAAACGGCGGCGGCCGTAGCCTGTGCCGCGCAGGCACTGATCCTCGGCCCGGTGGAACAAGTGCAGGTGGCCCACGGCCCGCGCGAAAGCGATGGGCGTGTGCAAGTCGCTTGGGTGCCCAAGGCCGGGTTGGAGCGGATTGCCCAGTTGCCACTCAAGCTGCACGGCCTGTACCCGGCACCCTTCGCCTTGCCGGTGGGCGCTGCGGCGTTGGATGACGGCTATCTGCTAACACGTGAAAGCCTGCAACAAGGCGCGGTGCACCCGCTAGGCTTGCAGGCGCTGGATATGCCACTGGTTGAAGCGTCGCAGCGTTGGAGTGGAGTTGTACCCACTTGGGGCTTGCACGGCCGTCTCAGCCAACCTTCGACTGTAGGATGGGGCAGGGCGCTGGCTTGCGTCGCGCTCGCCATCGCCATCTGGACCCTCGGCCTCAACCTGTACGCCGCACGTCAGGTGGAGGAAGGCCAACGCCTTAAAGCGTTGATGAACCAACAGGTGCGACAGGCGTTTCCCGAGTTGCCGGTGGTGCTCAACCCCTTGCAGCAAGCCCGTCAGCAATTGGCCGCACGCCAGACCGGCGCCGCCGCCGCCCCCAGCCAACGCTTTACCAGCCTGCTGCAATTGGCCGGCAGCAACCTGCCGTTCATGGTCGGCAGCGTCGACAGCCTGACTTTTGAACAGGGGCGTCTGCACGTGGAATTGCTCGCCGACAGCCGTAACCCGACCGCCGAGGGTGAGTGGCAGACGGCGTTGGCCCAGGCCGGAATTACCGCCAGCCGCGATGAGCATGCCTGGACAATTGCCCCTGCACAGGCTGCAGAAAAGCCTGGAGCCGGCGATGAATAA
- the gspM gene encoding type II secretion system protein GspM, translating into MNKVPRLRSQAQVFWNGLALREKRLLGGAGLVLVSLLTWLMLVQPALKKIDYWQAETPKLRAQAEALQVLLQDVAAPRQGDEITLRQALDGAGLQGHYQLRALEPTGWWLTFDNAPADVVVGWLLGTARSFSLEVSEARLQRALDTVDNSAGTVSGTVRMDQALGAKEAS; encoded by the coding sequence ATGAATAAAGTGCCGCGACTGCGCAGCCAGGCCCAGGTGTTCTGGAACGGCCTTGCCCTGCGCGAAAAACGCCTGCTCGGCGGTGCCGGACTGGTGCTGGTGAGCCTGCTGACCTGGTTGATGCTGGTGCAGCCCGCGTTGAAGAAGATTGATTACTGGCAGGCCGAAACCCCCAAGCTGCGCGCCCAGGCAGAAGCCTTGCAGGTGTTGTTGCAGGATGTCGCCGCACCCCGTCAAGGCGATGAAATCACGCTGCGCCAGGCCTTGGATGGCGCAGGACTGCAAGGCCATTACCAGTTGCGGGCGCTGGAGCCCACGGGTTGGTGGCTGACCTTCGACAACGCCCCGGCCGATGTCGTGGTGGGGTGGCTGCTGGGCACTGCCCGTTCGTTTTCCCTGGAGGTGTCCGAGGCGCGATTGCAGCGCGCCCTCGACACCGTCGACAACTCGGCCGGCACTGTGTCCGGGACCGTTCGCATGGATCAGGCGCTTGGCGCTAAGGAAGCTTCATGA
- the gspD gene encoding type II secretion system secretin GspD, with protein MKWSVPPFRLVAPLLVLALGACSSQEAAKPLLVDSELGQPLADTRGSGEGLQDRLREPAPKPPVQHRVTSSARGHAPAPIKARNPLGDQPVQLNFVDADIQAVVRALSRATGQQFLVDPRVKGNLTLVSEGQVPAHQAYDMLLAALRMHGFSVVDVGGVAQVVPEADAKLLGGPIYSAGSSGMQTRTFRLQYENAVNLIPVLRPIVSPNNPINAYPGNNSIVITDYAENLARVAQIINGIDTPSAIDTDVVMVQNGIAVDIAAMVSELLETQGADQTQKINVIGDPRSNSIIIRSGSPERTELARNLIYKLDNAQSNPSNMHVVYLRNAQAGKLAQSLRGLLTGESDSGVSDDARSKLSVMGGNGKNTQGASNAQNSSGTPTGSGVQSGYGQSTGSTDISSGTSKDQETAFSAGGVTIQADATTNTLLISAPDPLYRNLREVIDMLDQRRAQVVIESLIVEVGEDDATEFGVQWQAGNLGGKGGFGGVNLGGSGVNSAPTSKTSIDVLPKGLNVGLVNGTVDIPGIGKVLDLKVLARALKSKGGTNVLSTPNLLTLDNEAASIFVGQTIPFVTGSYVTGGGGTSNNPFQTVQREEVGLKLNVRPQISEGGTVKLDIYQEVSTVDTRASVEAGTVTNKRAIDTSILLDDGQIMVLGGLLQDGYSQSNDAVPWLSDIPGLGALFRNEKRSVNKTNLMVFLRPYIIRDSGAGRSITLNRYEFMRRAQGGLQPEHSWAMPDVQAPQLPSVEKAIPGQQGPRAVIRAVPAR; from the coding sequence ATGAAGTGGTCAGTTCCCCCGTTTCGTCTGGTCGCGCCGTTGCTGGTGCTGGCCCTCGGCGCATGCAGCAGCCAGGAGGCTGCCAAGCCGTTGCTGGTGGACAGCGAACTCGGCCAGCCGCTTGCCGACACGCGTGGCAGCGGCGAGGGCTTGCAGGATCGTCTTCGCGAACCGGCCCCCAAACCGCCCGTGCAACACCGAGTGACCAGCAGCGCCCGCGGACACGCTCCGGCACCGATCAAGGCACGCAACCCGTTGGGCGACCAGCCAGTGCAGCTTAATTTCGTCGACGCCGATATCCAGGCGGTGGTGCGCGCATTGTCCCGCGCCACCGGCCAGCAATTCCTGGTGGACCCGCGTGTGAAGGGCAACCTTACCCTGGTCAGCGAGGGCCAGGTGCCGGCGCACCAGGCCTACGACATGCTGCTGGCGGCGCTGCGCATGCATGGCTTCAGCGTGGTCGACGTGGGCGGCGTGGCCCAGGTGGTGCCCGAAGCCGATGCCAAATTGCTCGGCGGGCCGATCTACAGCGCCGGCAGCAGCGGCATGCAGACGCGTACCTTCCGCCTGCAGTATGAAAACGCGGTGAACCTTATCCCGGTGCTGCGTCCCATCGTGTCGCCGAACAACCCGATCAACGCCTACCCCGGCAACAACAGCATCGTCATCACTGACTACGCGGAAAACCTGGCGCGGGTGGCGCAGATCATCAACGGCATCGACACCCCCAGCGCCATCGACACCGATGTGGTGATGGTGCAGAACGGCATCGCTGTGGACATCGCGGCCATGGTCTCCGAACTGCTGGAAACCCAGGGCGCCGACCAGACCCAGAAGATCAACGTGATCGGCGACCCACGTTCCAACTCGATCATCATCCGTTCCGGCAGCCCGGAACGCACCGAGCTGGCGCGCAACCTGATCTACAAACTCGACAATGCCCAGAGCAATCCCAGCAACATGCATGTGGTGTACCTTCGCAACGCCCAGGCGGGCAAACTGGCCCAGTCGCTGCGTGGGTTGCTCACTGGCGAGAGTGACTCCGGCGTCAGCGACGATGCCCGTAGCAAGCTCAGCGTCATGGGCGGCAATGGCAAGAACACCCAAGGCGCGAGCAACGCGCAAAACAGCAGCGGTACCCCCACCGGCAGTGGTGTGCAATCCGGTTACGGTCAATCCACGGGTTCAACCGACATCTCCAGTGGTACCTCCAAAGATCAAGAAACCGCGTTCAGCGCCGGGGGCGTGACCATCCAGGCCGACGCCACCACCAACACCTTGCTGATCTCCGCGCCGGACCCGCTGTACCGCAACCTGCGCGAAGTCATCGACATGCTCGACCAGCGCCGCGCCCAGGTGGTGATCGAAAGCCTGATCGTAGAAGTCGGCGAAGACGATGCCACTGAATTCGGCGTGCAGTGGCAGGCCGGTAATCTCGGTGGCAAGGGTGGGTTTGGTGGGGTCAACTTGGGCGGTAGCGGTGTGAACAGTGCGCCCACCAGCAAGACCAGTATCGACGTGTTGCCCAAGGGGCTGAACGTGGGCTTGGTCAACGGTACGGTGGATATTCCCGGTATCGGCAAGGTGCTCGACCTCAAGGTGTTGGCTCGGGCGTTGAAAAGCAAAGGCGGCACCAACGTGCTGTCGACGCCGAACCTGCTGACGCTGGACAACGAAGCGGCGAGTATTTTTGTGGGGCAGACGATTCCGTTTGTCACCGGCAGTTATGTGACTGGCGGCGGGGGCACCAGCAACAACCCGTTCCAGACGGTGCAGCGTGAGGAGGTGGGGTTGAAGCTGAATGTGCGGCCGCAGATTTCCGAGGGAGGCACGGTGAAGCTGGATATCTACCAGGAGGTCAGTACGGTGGATACGCGGGCGTCGGTGGAGGCGGGGACGGTGACCAACAAGCGGGCGATCGATACCAGTATTTTGCTGGATGACGGGCAGATCATGGTGCTCGGCGGGTTGCTGCAGGATGGGTATAGCCAGAGTAATGATGCGGTGCCGTGGTTGTCGGATATTCCGGGGTTGGGGGCGTTGTTCAGGAATGAAAAGCGCAGTGTGAACAAGACCAATCTGATGGTGTTTTTGCGGCCTTACATTATTCGGGACAGTGGGGCGGGGCGCAGTATTACGTTGAATCGGTATGAGTTTATGCGCCGTGCGCAGGGGGGGTTGCAGCCGGAGCATAGTTGGGCGATGCCGGATGTGCAGGCGCCGCAGTTGCCTTCGGTGGAGAAGGCGATTCCTGGGCAGCAGGGGCCGCGGGCGGTGATCAGGGCGGTGCCCGCGCGATGA
- the gspE gene encoding type II secretion system ATPase GspE — translation MSLLPYAWAKSQRILLRPSAEGMLLTVCPSTPGWSISEVHRQFGQTHLEHVRDDELDGLLASAYADTGSAAAVVGAAENEVDLDRLMQDMPEITDLLDTQDGAPVIRMINALLTQAARDEASDIHIEPYETHSVVRYRVDGTLRDVVTPRKALHGALVSRIKIMAQLDIAEKRLPQDGRIALRVAGRPIDIRVSTVPTGHGERVVMRLLDKQAGRLQLETLGMEPQLLARLDTLIRQPHGIVLVTGPTGSGKTTSLYAALARLDASTSNILTVEDPVEYDLPGISQIQVNAKIDMTFGLALRAILRQDPDIIMIGEIRDLETAQIAVQASLTGHLVLATLHTNDAVSAVNRLIDMGVEPFLLASSLLGVLAQRLVRRLCPHCKQEDPAAPGTWRPVGCAQCNQIGYSGRTGIHELFCVDDDVRSLIHQGANEQDLRLAARRAGMFSMREDGERWVRSGATAPEEILRVTRDA, via the coding sequence ATGAGCCTATTGCCGTACGCCTGGGCCAAATCCCAACGCATCCTCCTGCGCCCCAGCGCCGAAGGCATGCTACTAACCGTGTGCCCCTCCACCCCCGGCTGGTCCATCAGCGAAGTCCACCGCCAATTCGGCCAGACCCACCTCGAACACGTCCGTGACGACGAACTCGACGGACTGCTCGCCAGCGCCTACGCCGACACCGGCAGCGCCGCGGCCGTAGTGGGCGCCGCCGAAAACGAGGTCGACCTCGACCGCCTCATGCAAGACATGCCCGAAATCACCGACCTGCTCGACACCCAGGACGGCGCGCCGGTGATCCGCATGATCAACGCCTTGCTCACCCAGGCCGCCCGCGACGAAGCCAGCGACATCCACATCGAACCCTACGAAACCCATTCCGTGGTGCGCTACCGCGTTGACGGCACCCTGCGTGACGTGGTCACGCCACGCAAGGCACTGCATGGCGCACTGGTGTCGCGCATCAAGATCATGGCCCAACTCGATATCGCTGAAAAACGCCTGCCCCAAGACGGTCGTATTGCCCTGCGCGTAGCCGGGCGGCCCATCGACATTCGTGTGTCTACGGTGCCTACCGGGCATGGCGAAAGAGTCGTCATGCGCCTGCTGGACAAACAGGCCGGGCGCCTGCAACTGGAAACCCTGGGTATGGAGCCGCAGCTGCTGGCACGCCTGGATACGTTGATCCGCCAACCCCACGGCATCGTGCTGGTCACCGGCCCCACCGGCAGCGGCAAGACCACCAGCCTGTACGCGGCCTTGGCGCGGCTGGATGCGAGCACCAGCAATATCCTCACCGTGGAAGACCCGGTGGAATACGACCTGCCGGGCATCAGCCAGATCCAGGTCAACGCCAAGATCGACATGACCTTCGGCCTGGCCCTGCGTGCGATCCTGCGCCAGGACCCGGATATCATCATGATCGGTGAAATCCGTGACCTGGAAACCGCACAAATCGCCGTGCAGGCATCGCTCACCGGTCACTTGGTATTGGCGACCTTGCACACCAACGACGCGGTGTCGGCGGTCAATCGGCTGATCGATATGGGCGTCGAACCGTTCCTGCTGGCCTCATCGTTACTCGGGGTGCTGGCCCAACGCCTGGTGCGTCGCCTGTGCCCGCACTGCAAGCAGGAAGACCCGGCCGCGCCTGGCACCTGGCGGCCGGTGGGCTGCGCGCAGTGCAACCAGATCGGTTACAGCGGCCGAACCGGTATCCATGAGTTGTTTTGCGTCGATGACGATGTGCGCAGCCTGATTCACCAGGGCGCCAACGAGCAGGACTTGCGCCTGGCCGCGCGCCGTGCCGGGATGTTCAGCATGCGTGAAGACGGCGAGCGCTGGGTGCGCAGCGGCGCCACCGCGCCGGAAGAAATCCTGCGTGTGACGCGGGACGCCTGA
- the gspF gene encoding type II secretion system inner membrane protein GspF yields MNRYRYEAADANGKIEAGHVDADSQSAAFASLRGRGLTALLVQNESNQQAAAGSSLFSAKLSDNDLAWATRQLASLLGASLPLEAALSATVEQAEKKHIAQTLSAVRADVRGGMRLADALAARPRDFPSIYRALIAAGEESGDLAQVMERLADYIEERNNLRGKILTAFIYPGVVGLVSIGIVIFLLSYVVPQVVSAFSQARQDLPGLTLAMLNASDFIRAWGWLCFAAIVGGFWGWRLYLRNPVARLNWHSRVLRLPLIGRFVLGLNTARFASTLAILGGAGVPLLRALEAARQTLSNDRLSQCVNDATAKVREGVNLAPALAVEKVFPPVLIHLIASGEKTGSLPPMLERAAQTLSRDIERRAMGMTALLEPLMIVVMGAVVLVIVMAVLLPIIEINQLVT; encoded by the coding sequence ATGAATCGCTATCGCTATGAGGCCGCCGATGCCAACGGCAAAATCGAGGCCGGGCATGTGGACGCCGACAGCCAGAGCGCGGCATTTGCCAGCCTGCGTGGCCGGGGTTTGACCGCGTTGCTGGTGCAGAACGAGAGCAATCAGCAGGCAGCGGCTGGCAGCAGCCTTTTCAGTGCCAAGCTGTCGGACAACGACCTCGCCTGGGCCACGCGGCAACTGGCGAGCCTGCTGGGCGCGAGCCTGCCGTTGGAAGCCGCGTTGAGTGCCACGGTGGAGCAGGCCGAGAAAAAACACATCGCCCAGACCTTGAGCGCGGTGCGCGCCGACGTGCGTGGTGGCATGCGCCTGGCGGATGCGCTGGCAGCGCGGCCAAGGGACTTTCCGTCGATCTACCGCGCGTTGATTGCGGCGGGAGAGGAGTCCGGCGACCTGGCCCAGGTGATGGAGCGTCTGGCCGACTACATCGAGGAACGCAACAACCTGCGTGGCAAGATCCTCACTGCGTTTATCTACCCCGGCGTGGTGGGGCTGGTGTCCATCGGCATTGTGATTTTCCTGCTGAGCTACGTGGTGCCGCAGGTAGTCAGTGCGTTTTCCCAGGCGCGCCAGGACCTGCCGGGGCTGACTCTGGCGATGCTGAACGCCAGCGACTTCATCCGTGCCTGGGGTTGGCTGTGTTTTGCCGCAATCGTCGGTGGTTTCTGGGGCTGGCGCCTGTATTTGCGTAACCCGGTGGCGCGTCTGAATTGGCATAGCCGGGTGTTGCGCCTGCCGCTGATCGGGCGTTTTGTGCTGGGCCTGAACACCGCGCGATTTGCCTCGACCCTGGCGATTCTCGGCGGTGCCGGGGTGCCGCTGTTGCGCGCCCTGGAAGCGGCGCGGCAGACCCTGTCCAATGACCGTCTGAGCCAGTGCGTCAACGACGCCACCGCCAAGGTGCGCGAAGGCGTCAACCTGGCCCCGGCGCTGGCGGTGGAAAAGGTCTTCCCGCCGGTGCTAATCCACCTGATCGCCAGCGGCGAGAAAACCGGCTCGTTGCCGCCGATGCTGGAGCGCGCGGCGCAGACCCTGTCGCGGGATATCGAACGCCGCGCCATGGGCATGACCGCGCTGCTGGAGCCGCTGATGATCGTGGTGATGGGCGCCGTGGTGCTGGTAATCGTCATGGCGGTGCTGTTGCCGATCATTGAAATAAATCAACTGGTCACTTAG
- a CDS encoding substrate-binding domain-containing protein, protein MFKRNVLAVSVTLAALCSAQAAMADINGGGATLPQPLYQTAGVLTTGFAPYIGVGSGNGKSAFLNNDYTKFVAGVTNKNVHWAGSDSKLTATELSTYASAKQPAWGKLIQVPSVATSVAIPFNKAGTNAVDLSVNQLCGVFSGRLTNWNQITNSGRTGPIALVYRSESSGTTELFTRFLNAKCTEAQPFAVTTTFSSSYGGGLPSTAVAATGSQGVMDALNAVEGRITYMSPDYAATTLAGLDDATKVAKVGGVSPAPANVSAAIGLVPAPTEARADGSFIDATNPDNWVPVFAATASGPATFAYPSSGYPILGFTNLIFSQCYADATQTTQVRAFFARHYGAFGNNDTAISNNRFVPLPANWKKAVRDTFATASNAQGIGNTSVCNAIGRPL, encoded by the coding sequence ATGTTTAAGCGCAACGTTCTCGCGGTATCCGTGACCCTCGCCGCACTGTGCTCGGCCCAGGCTGCAATGGCAGACATCAACGGCGGCGGCGCGACCCTGCCACAGCCGCTGTATCAAACCGCTGGCGTACTCACCACTGGCTTCGCGCCGTACATCGGCGTGGGCAGCGGCAACGGCAAGTCGGCTTTCCTGAATAACGACTACACCAAGTTCGTGGCTGGCGTGACTAACAAGAACGTGCACTGGGCCGGTAGCGATTCCAAGCTGACCGCCACTGAGCTGTCGACCTATGCTTCCGCCAAGCAACCGGCCTGGGGCAAGCTGATCCAGGTGCCTTCGGTAGCCACTTCGGTTGCCATTCCGTTCAACAAGGCCGGCACCAACGCCGTTGACCTGAGCGTTAACCAACTGTGCGGCGTGTTCTCCGGTCGTTTGACTAACTGGAACCAGATCACCAACTCCGGCCGCACTGGCCCGATCGCTCTGGTGTATCGCAGCGAGTCCAGCGGCACCACTGAGCTGTTCACGCGCTTCCTGAACGCCAAATGCACCGAAGCCCAGCCTTTCGCAGTGACCACCACTTTCTCTTCCAGCTACGGCGGTGGTCTGCCATCGACGGCTGTGGCCGCCACTGGCAGCCAGGGCGTGATGGATGCACTGAACGCGGTAGAAGGCCGTATCACCTACATGAGCCCGGATTACGCGGCGACCACCCTGGCCGGTCTGGATGACGCTACCAAAGTGGCCAAGGTCGGCGGCGTTTCCCCTGCGCCTGCCAACGTGTCGGCTGCGATCGGCCTGGTTCCAGCGCCAACCGAAGCCCGTGCGGATGGCTCGTTCATCGACGCTACCAACCCGGACAACTGGGTACCGGTATTCGCTGCTACCGCAAGCGGCCCAGCCACCTTCGCTTACCCATCCAGCGGCTACCCGATCCTGGGCTTCACTAACCTGATCTTCAGCCAGTGCTACGCCGACGCTACCCAGACCACCCAAGTGCGTGCGTTCTTCGCCCGTCACTACGGTGCTTTCGGTAACAACGACACCGCCATCAGCAACAACCGCTTCGTACCGCTGCCAGCCAACTGGAAAAAAGCCGTGCGTGACACCTTCGCCACCGCTTCCAACGCTCAAGGTATCGGCAACACCAGCGTCTGCAACGCCATCGGTCGTCCGCTGTAA